The Ptiloglossa arizonensis isolate GNS036 chromosome 2, iyPtiAriz1_principal, whole genome shotgun sequence sequence ATGCAACcgtaaaaaatgttttatgCATTTCACGCGAAACGTATCTTTGAGATTTATAATGGTATTTCCTTTGTAGAACCCACTAATAGATTTTGGTCGCCAAGACCTACTACCGCGATATGTCCACGATGCACCACGCTTATCGTCACGGTGATAGAAGCCCGACAATCTGCAATTACTCACGTTGCCGCGATTGCATTCTTTTTATGCGGGTACATAGATTTACTAGTTACTCGATAAAATCATAACACGTCcaaattcaatttctttctaTTCTTTGCAGATGCTGGCCGTGTTGCATGTTACCATATTGTATGAACTCGTGCAAAAATGTCAATCACTATTGCCCCATATGCCGCGTGTATCTTGGAACCTACAGACCGTGGTGACAAACGTTTGGAAAACAATTTAGAAAGTACACTTTCTAGTGTATCGGTCGAAGCATCTTGAATATCCGTTAAGgcatatttttcgtttaaaaaaatactgtGCCACTTTTTGTAccaagagaaacgaaaagaacattgtttacaaaaatgtaattGATTTTTAACGTCAACGAGCTTTCAAATGCATTGTCGCGTTAAAGAGATCCAAGTTGCGGCATAACTACGGTTGCATACGAAATCGAGGAGATTTGTTTAATTACAACTGTGAAAGTATAATTGCTGTCCCGACACAAACGCTGGTCGGACACAATGGTCGAGAGTTACGAGTTTATTGTCGatcaaatttctcgactttcttTCTGCTTATTTACAAAGAAACGCTCGGCTAAAACAAAACGATCCAAGTGCAACCCTTAATTTACCGCGTGATATGCAGACCGTGTAAACATCTCAGGTATATTATCCTTCgcacttttcttttttgtcaGTTGTAGTTGGACCGCGATAACAGTTTGGTTCCACGTTGTTTTGACCGAACGGAGTTATCTATCGTTAAAATTTCTAGATTCGCTGTGTCACcttcagcgaaattttgatataCAACCTTAACGAGACGTTACGTATAATCATGCGTAGTTATTATTCCATCACATTTCTACTGTATTTCATTGCATTGTGCGTCAATGTTGACGCGTGGAATGCTCTAAGGAGATTCACCAATTTTTGGCGAACGAATAATATTCACGTGAACGAGTCGTTACTGCGAGACGCGTCGAAGAGTAAATCACAATTAATCAACGTTCAAAATAGCGTACCGACTCACGCCAGCAGAGAAAAGCGACGTAAGTGCAGAAGTTTCTTTTGCTGATAATATGCAATACAATCGAGTAATTTCTCGTAATTGTTGCGTACAGTTTTCCCTTTGTTCACTGTGGTGAGGTTTGACAATAATATTTGCGCCGGATTAACCGGCGAGAATGGTACTTGTGTGACGACGTCAGAGTGCACGCAACGCGGGGGCATATCTAGTGGGATTTGCGCAAACGGTTACGGAGTTTGTTGCATCGGTAAacttattattttttgtttctggTAATAATAATAGGTAGTAGTATTATCACGAGATAGTAGTAGAAAAAGTGTCGTTTGCGGTTATTTCGAAATTTACGAAATCTCCCTTGCGAGGAGTTCTTATTTATGATCAGCACTGATACGGACCCTTTGGAAAGTAAGCTATTAATAATCATTTCGTTGTATCAGTAACTATGTCTTGCGGCGAAACAACTGTCAATAACAATACTTACTTTGTTAATCCGAATTATCCGTCGCTATTCGATGGCACAGAATCTTGCCAATTGACGCTCGTTAAATCGCATCCAGATGTATGTCAATTTAGGTGAGCTACTGCTTTATCTCCGgtgttttcttttgttcgatAGAATTATTAAATGTCCTTGTGTCTTTTAGGCTGGATTTTATGGAGTTTAATATAAGAGGACCGGAAACGACTAATAACCAGTGTGTTTACGATCAATTTATCGTTTCTGGAGGCAATCCGGTGCCTACTATATGCGGAAGCAATACTGGAAACCATAGTACGTATAAATGTAATTACAACAAACGCTTTATTCGTGTCGTAAATGTTCCTTTTGTGCAGTATACGTGGATGCCGGTCTCGGGCAAACAAATCCTGTTATATTGACATTTGTTACGAGCGGGAGTTCTTTCGCTCGTTCATGGAaagttcgagtttctcaaaTTCGTTGCAATACATTGTACAGAGCCGAGGAAGGTTGTTTGCAATATTTCACTGGCATATCCGGACAAATAAAATCGTTCAATTATGATCCGAACACCGGATTGCAATTATCCAATCAGGATTACAGTATTTGCATAAGAATGGAAAGAAACTTTTGCGGTATTCAGTATACAGCGTGTCCGATTGATGGTAAGAAAGAAGATCTATAGGTAAAATCACGAACGAAGTATAGGATAAATCGGACATTCAATGACTCGGAGGCTTGCTAGTCCACTTACCGTTTATACTTTGTCTGTTGCAAAACAGAACGTTTTTTTACAAGCTTTTAATATAGTTCTGAAACACTGTATACAATCTCTAGACggtatattaatatttctaaCAAGTTGTTAATGTGCCATGGAAAGGTCAAACAGTGTCGATAACCGGTGGCACTCCGGCTGCGCAAATGGTACGGAATAATGCATTTACGCTAACGGGAAACACGCAAGGAACGCAGATCGCGTCGATAACAGGTGCGGCCTGCCAAACCGACTGGTTAACAATTCCTTGTGCATCGAATTTGGGTAGAGTACCGACTGCCACAATGACATGCATCGATCGAGTATGTGGCGGTACATTCAATGCAGAGAATCAAATGTTGAACGCGTCTTCTGTCGTCAGTAAGTATACTTTGCTCGATAGTTGgcgtattttaaatttatactaAGTGATAACTTAATCGGTAAATTTAATGCAGACTTAGATTAACGAGTTACATATAGTTAAACACTCAaaaggaaggtttaattttgtgAATTTTGTTTAGTTAAATtgtaaatgtttttaaaaatctttcaacagttttgtaacattttttagactttgtaaatatttcacaaatgCCGACGACTTCCATTTTTCCGCCTGAAATGATTTTAGTACATACAGAAGCAAAAATGCAATCAATGATCAACGATTACAGTGGAAATATTTAATCGTTAAGTGCGATTGGcaatgaaagtaggaagtcaCTCTTAATATCATTCGTGATCAAGAATCGAAGTAGTCGATGAAAGATTGGAAAATGATAAAGCCTTTGTATCCGTATCTGTGATGTATGATTTTTATGGCaaacaatattatataatatctaacgtaacgataaaatttgttatttttgctTCTTTATAATTGCTAAAAGCAAATATGAAACAATAtaaaagattgaaaaataataaataaaacatgtgtataaataaaaatgttctt is a genomic window containing:
- the LOC143155335 gene encoding uncharacterized protein LOC143155335; the encoded protein is MRSYYSITFLLYFIALCVNVDAWNALRRFTNFWRTNNIHVNESLLRDASKSKSQLINVQNSVPTHASREKRLFPLFTVVRFDNNICAGLTGENGTCVTTSECTQRGGISSGICANGYGVCCIVTMSCGETTVNNNTYFVNPNYPSLFDGTESCQLTLVKSHPDVCQFRLDFMEFNIRGPETTNNQCVYDQFIVSGGNPVPTICGSNTGNHIYVDAGLGQTNPVILTFVTSGSSFARSWKVRVSQIRCNTLYRAEEGCLQYFTGISGQIKSFNYDPNTGLQLSNQDYSICIRMERNFCGIQYTACPIDGQTVSITGGTPAAQMVRNNAFTLTGNTQGTQIASITGAACQTDWLTIPCASNLGRVPTATMTCIDRVCGGTFNAENQMLNASSVVSTVKPFRLIFHTDSIEAPNDVGNRGFCLNYVQQPCTTKLR